In Capillimicrobium parvum, a genomic segment contains:
- a CDS encoding sugar ABC transporter substrate-binding protein, protein MNCKRLDVAVATIATLACALLLAACGSSDNESTSTSTSAATATATAAADAAATTATSGAEEVVIGHVSPNLSNPTLAALDLGQKRAAQQLGWSVRTVDAGLSPDRQVSSIDTLINLRVGALTTWVLDPGPVDAALGRTRDADIPVVTFNSPSELVNTNIKTELSTSCKPFSYEADYIAERIPGASVLVIGSPPVPALQFRIKCFTDAAKAAGLKVLDREDNMEDSAARSQAITQDLLTKYPDTDAVWAYNDPTAIGAAAAVTSAGRDVWSGDKEGVIVIGNNGDADAIAAIRAGALTLTYDENTFEAGAAAVEVLVPVLRDGKPVSSMPAERAIPSDPVDASNVEEWVAPEERAAQVG, encoded by the coding sequence ATGAACTGCAAGCGACTTGACGTGGCGGTCGCGACGATCGCCACGCTCGCATGCGCGCTGCTCCTGGCGGCGTGCGGGAGCAGCGACAACGAGAGCACGAGCACGAGCACGAGCGCGGCCACGGCCACGGCCACGGCCGCGGCGGACGCCGCCGCGACGACCGCCACCTCCGGTGCCGAGGAGGTCGTCATCGGGCACGTGAGTCCGAACCTGTCGAACCCGACGCTCGCCGCGCTCGACCTCGGCCAGAAGCGGGCGGCGCAGCAGCTCGGCTGGTCGGTGCGGACGGTCGACGCCGGGCTCTCGCCCGACCGACAGGTCAGCAGCATCGACACGCTGATCAACCTGCGGGTCGGCGCCCTCACCACGTGGGTCCTCGACCCCGGCCCCGTCGACGCGGCGCTCGGGCGCACCCGCGACGCGGACATCCCGGTCGTGACCTTCAACTCGCCCTCGGAGCTCGTCAACACGAACATCAAGACCGAGCTCTCCACCTCGTGCAAGCCGTTCTCCTACGAGGCCGACTACATCGCCGAGCGCATCCCGGGCGCGTCCGTGCTCGTCATCGGCTCGCCGCCGGTGCCCGCCCTGCAGTTCCGCATCAAGTGCTTCACGGACGCGGCGAAGGCCGCGGGGCTGAAGGTGCTCGACCGCGAGGACAACATGGAGGACAGCGCCGCGCGCAGCCAGGCCATCACGCAGGACCTGCTCACCAAGTACCCCGACACTGACGCGGTGTGGGCGTACAACGATCCCACGGCGATCGGCGCGGCCGCCGCGGTGACGAGCGCGGGTCGCGACGTGTGGTCCGGTGACAAGGAGGGTGTGATCGTCATCGGCAACAACGGCGACGCCGATGCGATCGCGGCGATCCGCGCCGGAGCGCTGACGCTCACCTACGACGAGAACACGTTCGAGGCCGGCGCCGCGGCGGTCGAGGTGCTCGTGCCGGTGCTGCGCGACGGCAAGCCGGTGTCATCCATGCCGGCCGAGCGGGCCATCCCGAGCGATCCGGTGGACGCCTCGAACGTCGAGGAGTGGGTGGCGCCGGAAGAGCGCGCCGCCCAGGTCGGCTGA
- a CDS encoding LLM class flavin-dependent oxidoreductase, producing MAGRRMAFSAILLNSIAPIPDGMWRHPRAANGYDFATPEYWEDIARTLERGGFDAVFLADLLHPHEVYAGSHEPTLRFGAQCPIHDPLMLVPIIARATRHLGIGVTVSTSAEYPYQLARRLSTLDHLTGGRVGWNVITSFNEGSFRALGIDQPPRDERYARADEFLDLCYQLWDSWQPDAIVEDRESGVYANPAKVSRVEHEGRYFRCDALFPVKPSPQRRPVIFQAGSSPEGREFAARHGEIIFAIQQWTPEMRAFDDDLRGRIAAAGRDPQAVKLIYQLQVVTGETEEAARAKLAELQSLVRVEGALTLLSGIVGYDFSRHAPGDPLTDVSATGVRAGLESILAASSRRDGGFTIADAARLYGLSSGSPLVVGSPSQVADQLEEFADEGGADGFNLLATDMPGSYRDFVDLVVPELRRRGRVRAHYAGSTLRENLAQEVAAFAG from the coding sequence ATGGCTGGCCGGCGCATGGCGTTCTCGGCGATCCTGCTCAACAGCATCGCGCCCATCCCCGATGGCATGTGGCGTCATCCGCGCGCCGCGAACGGATACGACTTCGCGACGCCGGAGTACTGGGAGGACATCGCGCGCACGCTTGAGCGCGGCGGATTCGACGCGGTCTTCCTCGCGGATCTGCTGCATCCGCACGAGGTCTACGCCGGCAGCCACGAGCCCACCCTCCGCTTCGGCGCGCAGTGCCCGATCCACGACCCCCTGATGCTCGTGCCGATCATCGCCCGGGCGACGCGTCATCTCGGGATCGGCGTCACCGTCTCGACGAGCGCCGAGTATCCGTATCAGCTGGCGCGCCGGCTCTCCACGCTCGACCACCTGACCGGCGGGCGCGTCGGCTGGAACGTCATCACGTCGTTCAACGAGGGGTCGTTCCGGGCGCTGGGCATCGATCAGCCGCCGCGCGACGAGCGTTACGCCCGCGCCGACGAGTTCCTCGATCTCTGCTACCAGCTCTGGGACAGCTGGCAGCCGGACGCGATCGTGGAGGATCGGGAGAGCGGCGTCTACGCGAATCCGGCGAAGGTCTCGCGGGTCGAGCACGAGGGCAGGTACTTCCGCTGCGACGCCCTGTTCCCGGTCAAGCCCTCCCCGCAACGCCGCCCGGTGATCTTCCAGGCCGGCTCCTCCCCGGAAGGTCGAGAGTTCGCGGCCCGTCACGGCGAGATCATCTTCGCCATCCAGCAGTGGACCCCGGAGATGCGCGCCTTCGACGACGACTTGCGCGGCCGGATCGCGGCGGCGGGCCGCGACCCGCAGGCGGTGAAGCTCATCTACCAGCTGCAGGTCGTCACCGGCGAGACGGAGGAGGCGGCGCGGGCGAAGCTCGCGGAGCTCCAGAGCCTCGTCCGGGTGGAGGGCGCGCTCACGCTCTTGTCCGGGATCGTCGGCTACGACTTCTCGCGCCACGCCCCCGGCGATCCGCTGACAGACGTCTCGGCCACCGGGGTGCGGGCCGGCCTGGAGTCCATCCTCGCCGCATCCAGCCGCCGGGACGGCGGCTTCACGATCGCGGACGCTGCACGGCTGTACGGCCTGAGCAGCGGCTCGCCCCTGGTCGTCGGAAGCCCGAGCCAGGTCGCCGACCAGCTCGAGGAGTTCGCCGACGAGGGCGGGGCCGACGGCTTCAACCTCCTGGCCACCGACATGCCGGGCTCCTACCGCGACTTCGTCGATCTCGTCGTCCCGGAGCTCCGGCGCCGAGGCCGCGTGCGGGCCCACTATGCGGGCAGCACGCTGCGCGAGAACCTGGCGCAGGAGGTCGCTGCGTTTGCTGGCTGA
- a CDS encoding indolepyruvate ferredoxin oxidoreductase subunit alpha — translation MAERSFAGEVQQLRHGAGTELHVEGILAVTKALLQSGVAYVGGYQGAPISHLMDVLGDAQEILEELDVYFENSASEATAAAMLAASVHYPLRGAVTFKSTVGLNVASDALANLASGGVTGGALIILGEDYGEGSSIMQERSHAFAMKSQMWLLDPRPNISAIVDAVEAGFELSEASNTPVMLDLRLRSCHLTGSFVAKDNKRPPMTVTEAAENPKRDVSRIVLPPASFLHEQEKVNERWPAAVKFIRERGLNEVIANGSADIGIITQGGLYNTLNRSLELLGCSDAYGNTRLPLYVMNVTYPVVDEEILDFVKDKRAVLLVEEGQPDYIEQNLNTILRRAGSDVALHGKDMLPVAGEYTSAAVTRGVAEFLRKHMPELVEHEPALLRDKDDPDSPFAPKVDAEAVLPRPPGLCTGCPERPIFSGLKLAERETGEHHVSADIGCHLFSINAPFHLGATTMGYGLGSAGAAALNSKDADNRTIAIMGDGGFWHNGLTSGVGNAVFNKNDQLLVVVDNDYAAATGGQDVLSSEATVSHRSTQHPIEKAARGVGVEWARTIDHTYDVTKVRDSFLDALTTEEEGPKLLVMQSECQLNRQRRVKPEMRQALKEGKRVVRERFGVDEETCTGDHACIRISGCPSLTIKSNPDPLRQDPVATVLDSCVGCGVCGANAHAAVLCPSFYRTDVVQNPTKKDRTLARIRSGWMKVASRGIERRAARFEVAA, via the coding sequence ATGGCCGAGCGGTCCTTTGCCGGCGAGGTGCAGCAGCTGCGTCATGGCGCCGGCACCGAGCTCCACGTCGAGGGCATCCTCGCCGTCACCAAGGCGCTGCTGCAGTCCGGCGTGGCATACGTCGGCGGCTACCAGGGTGCGCCGATCTCCCATCTGATGGACGTGCTGGGCGACGCCCAGGAGATCCTGGAGGAGCTCGACGTCTACTTCGAGAACAGTGCGTCGGAGGCGACCGCGGCGGCGATGCTGGCCGCGTCGGTCCACTACCCGCTGCGTGGTGCGGTGACGTTCAAGTCGACGGTCGGCCTGAACGTGGCGTCGGACGCGCTGGCGAACCTGGCCTCCGGTGGGGTCACCGGGGGCGCGCTGATCATCCTCGGCGAGGACTACGGCGAGGGCTCGAGCATCATGCAGGAGCGTTCGCACGCGTTTGCGATGAAGTCGCAGATGTGGCTGCTCGACCCGCGGCCGAACATCAGCGCGATCGTCGACGCGGTCGAGGCGGGGTTCGAGCTGTCGGAGGCCAGCAACACGCCGGTGATGCTCGATCTGCGGCTGCGCTCCTGCCACCTGACCGGCTCGTTCGTCGCCAAGGACAACAAGCGCCCGCCGATGACGGTGACCGAGGCGGCCGAGAACCCCAAGCGCGACGTCAGCCGCATCGTCCTGCCGCCCGCGAGCTTCCTGCACGAGCAGGAGAAGGTGAACGAGCGCTGGCCCGCCGCCGTGAAGTTCATCCGCGAGCGCGGCCTCAACGAGGTGATCGCCAACGGCAGCGCGGACATCGGCATCATCACGCAGGGCGGTCTCTACAACACGCTGAACCGCTCGCTCGAGCTGCTCGGCTGCTCGGACGCCTACGGGAACACCAGGCTGCCGCTGTACGTCATGAACGTGACGTATCCGGTCGTCGACGAGGAGATCCTCGACTTCGTCAAGGACAAGCGCGCGGTGCTGCTCGTCGAGGAGGGGCAGCCCGACTACATCGAGCAGAACCTCAACACGATCCTGCGGCGCGCGGGCTCGGACGTCGCCCTGCACGGCAAGGACATGCTGCCCGTGGCCGGCGAGTACACGTCGGCGGCGGTGACGCGCGGGGTCGCGGAGTTCCTGCGCAAGCACATGCCCGAGCTCGTCGAGCACGAGCCGGCGCTGCTGCGCGACAAGGACGACCCGGACAGCCCGTTCGCGCCGAAGGTCGACGCCGAGGCCGTCCTGCCCCGCCCGCCCGGGCTGTGCACCGGCTGCCCGGAGCGGCCGATCTTCAGCGGCCTCAAGCTCGCGGAGCGGGAGACCGGCGAGCATCACGTCAGCGCGGACATCGGCTGCCACCTGTTCTCGATCAACGCCCCGTTCCACCTCGGCGCGACGACGATGGGCTACGGCCTGGGCTCCGCCGGCGCCGCGGCGCTGAACTCCAAGGACGCCGACAATCGGACGATCGCGATCATGGGCGACGGCGGCTTCTGGCACAACGGCCTGACCAGCGGCGTCGGCAACGCGGTCTTCAACAAGAACGACCAACTGCTCGTCGTCGTCGACAACGACTACGCCGCCGCGACCGGGGGCCAGGACGTGCTCTCCTCGGAGGCGACGGTGTCCCACCGGTCGACGCAGCACCCGATCGAGAAGGCCGCCCGCGGCGTCGGCGTCGAGTGGGCGCGCACCATCGACCACACCTACGACGTCACGAAGGTCCGCGACTCGTTCCTCGACGCGCTGACGACCGAGGAAGAGGGCCCCAAGCTGCTCGTGATGCAGAGCGAGTGCCAGCTCAACCGCCAGCGCCGCGTCAAGCCCGAGATGCGTCAGGCCCTGAAGGAGGGCAAGCGCGTCGTGCGCGAGCGCTTCGGCGTCGACGAGGAGACGTGCACCGGCGATCACGCGTGCATCCGCATCTCCGGCTGCCCGTCGCTGACGATCAAGTCCAACCCCGACCCCCTGCGCCAGGACCCGGTCGCCACGGTCCTCGACAGCTGCGTCGGCTGCGGGGTCTGCGGGGCCAACGCGCATGCGGCGGTGCTGTGCCCGTCGTTCTACCGGACCGACGTCGTGCAGAACCCGACGAAGAAGGATCGCACGCTGGCCCGGATCCGCTCAGGGTGGATGAAGGTCGCCTCACGGGGGATCGAGCGGCGCGCCGCCCGGTTCGAGGTCGCGGCCTGA
- a CDS encoding LLM class flavin-dependent oxidoreductase — protein sequence MASRADMGTGDRFRIGLFSPNLRGGIIPTMVAERWRATWDQNLLLARDAEAAGLDFLLSGARWKGYDGAGDFQTVNLESTTWACGVLGATERISVIATVHVPLVHPAYAAMQMATADHIGHGRFGVNIVCGWNDDEFAMFGMRQREHDDRYAFGDEWLDIARRIWSSDEPFDYDGAHFRLRGAIGRPAPYGGTTPLLLNAGSSPAGRDFAARNCDFLFTVIVTLDRSQRELADFRRLAAGHGRTVGVLTPVYVVCRPTREEAEAYHQHYAHDEADWPAVDRLMAQMGVHAQSFPPEYFATYRQRFAGGGGTYPIVGDPDDVAAELARIHGTGFDGVAVGFVNYADELPLFADEVLPRLERLGVRAARAAS from the coding sequence ATGGCGTCGCGTGCCGACATGGGGACCGGCGACCGCTTCAGGATCGGCCTGTTCTCGCCGAATCTCCGCGGCGGGATCATCCCGACGATGGTCGCCGAGCGCTGGCGCGCGACCTGGGACCAGAACCTGCTGCTCGCGCGGGACGCCGAAGCCGCCGGCCTGGACTTCCTGCTTTCCGGCGCCCGCTGGAAGGGCTACGACGGGGCCGGCGACTTCCAGACCGTCAACCTCGAGAGCACGACATGGGCATGCGGTGTCCTCGGCGCGACCGAGCGGATCTCGGTGATCGCCACCGTCCACGTGCCGCTCGTCCACCCGGCCTACGCAGCGATGCAGATGGCCACCGCCGACCACATCGGCCACGGGCGGTTCGGGGTCAACATCGTCTGTGGATGGAACGACGATGAGTTCGCGATGTTCGGGATGCGCCAGCGCGAGCACGACGACCGCTATGCGTTCGGCGATGAATGGCTGGACATCGCGCGAAGGATCTGGTCCAGCGACGAACCCTTCGACTACGACGGCGCCCACTTCCGACTGCGCGGCGCAATCGGTCGCCCTGCGCCGTACGGCGGCACGACCCCGCTCCTTCTCAACGCGGGGTCGTCACCGGCGGGGCGGGACTTCGCCGCGCGCAACTGCGACTTCCTGTTCACGGTCATCGTGACGCTCGACCGTTCCCAGCGCGAGCTCGCCGACTTCCGCCGGCTCGCCGCCGGCCACGGGCGGACGGTGGGCGTGCTGACGCCCGTCTACGTCGTGTGCCGGCCGACCAGGGAGGAGGCGGAGGCCTACCATCAGCACTACGCCCACGACGAGGCCGACTGGCCCGCAGTCGACCGCCTCATGGCACAGATGGGCGTGCACGCGCAGTCGTTCCCGCCGGAGTACTTCGCCACTTACCGCCAGCGGTTCGCCGGCGGCGGGGGCACATATCCGATCGTCGGAGACCCCGACGACGTCGCAGCCGAGCTCGCGCGCATCCATGGCACCGGCTTCGACGGAGTCGCCGTCGGCTTCGTGAACTATGCGGACGAGCTGCCGCTGTTTGCCGACGAGGTGCTGCCGCGCTTGGAGCGCCTCGGGGTACGGGCCGCGCGGGCGGCATCGTGA
- a CDS encoding indolepyruvate oxidoreductase subunit beta family protein, which yields MSSWSEGRRPLTLAILALGGEGGGVLADWIVATAERAGFHAQNTSVAGVAQRTGATVYYVEMLPPRDAAPDQGAPPVRSEPVMSIFPTPGEVDVVIASELMESGRAIQRGFSTADRTTLITSTNRVYSIDEKVALGDGRVDDAKLIEGARRASRRLVAADFADLAEQKGSVISASLFGALAGSGALPFSREQFEESITASGKGVEASLAAFAAGFDVATTQTAPPADASEEAVAGSQKVDPVTPRLIELPVSNGASSSGSTETTKAGAEAERNRIASTDPASLVGPGLRDLAEQVRGLPAAARSMILHGLVRTAVYQDRAYAERFLARVGAFAAVDPDPEGDARLTREAARHIALWMCYQDTIQVAAQKVRMRRMDRIRQEAKVRDNQLMQVREFLHPQVDEIVDTLPTWLGEPLSRSRTFRRIVRATTHKGMILNTNSVVGYTLLTTMARIRPLRPRSVRFVREQAAIEQWIAQALDAARTDPDLATEIIECQRVLKGYGSTYEHGNESFAVLMDAARRLLGKPGAAIRLADLRDAALADEDGALLQAKAGALQPA from the coding sequence ATGTCGAGCTGGTCCGAAGGCCGCCGCCCGCTGACGCTGGCCATCCTCGCCCTAGGCGGCGAGGGCGGCGGCGTGCTCGCCGACTGGATCGTCGCGACGGCCGAACGCGCCGGCTTCCACGCCCAGAACACCTCCGTCGCCGGCGTCGCCCAGCGCACCGGCGCCACGGTCTACTACGTCGAGATGCTCCCGCCCCGGGACGCGGCGCCGGACCAGGGCGCCCCGCCCGTGCGCAGCGAGCCGGTCATGAGCATCTTCCCCACCCCGGGCGAAGTCGACGTCGTCATCGCCAGCGAGCTCATGGAATCCGGCCGCGCGATCCAGCGCGGCTTCTCCACCGCCGACCGCACCACGCTGATCACGTCCACCAACCGCGTCTACTCGATCGACGAGAAGGTCGCCCTCGGCGACGGGCGCGTCGACGACGCGAAGCTGATCGAGGGCGCGCGGCGCGCGTCCAGGCGGCTGGTCGCCGCGGACTTCGCCGATCTGGCCGAGCAGAAGGGCAGCGTGATCAGCGCGTCGCTGTTCGGAGCGCTCGCCGGCTCGGGGGCGCTGCCCTTCTCGCGCGAGCAGTTCGAAGAGTCGATCACGGCCTCCGGCAAGGGCGTCGAGGCGTCCCTGGCCGCGTTTGCCGCGGGCTTCGACGTGGCGACCACGCAGACGGCCCCGCCGGCCGACGCCTCCGAAGAGGCGGTCGCGGGCTCACAGAAGGTCGACCCGGTCACGCCGAGACTCATCGAGCTGCCGGTGTCCAACGGCGCGTCGTCGTCGGGATCGACGGAGACAACGAAGGCGGGCGCGGAGGCCGAGCGTAACCGCATCGCCTCGACCGACCCGGCGTCGCTCGTGGGTCCCGGCCTGCGCGACCTGGCGGAGCAGGTGCGCGGCCTGCCCGCCGCGGCGCGCTCGATGATCCTGCATGGGCTCGTGCGCACGGCGGTCTACCAGGACCGCGCCTACGCCGAGCGCTTCCTCGCACGCGTCGGGGCTTTCGCGGCCGTCGATCCGGACCCCGAGGGCGACGCGCGGCTCACCCGTGAGGCGGCCCGTCACATCGCGCTGTGGATGTGCTACCAGGACACCATCCAGGTGGCCGCGCAGAAGGTGCGGATGCGGCGCATGGACCGCATCCGCCAGGAGGCCAAGGTCCGCGACAACCAGCTCATGCAGGTCCGCGAGTTCCTGCACCCCCAGGTCGACGAGATCGTCGACACGCTGCCGACCTGGCTCGGCGAGCCGCTGTCGCGGTCGCGGACGTTCCGCAGGATCGTGCGCGCGACAACGCACAAGGGCATGATCCTCAACACCAACTCCGTCGTCGGCTACACGCTGCTGACGACCATGGCCCGCATCCGGCCGCTGCGCCCCCGGTCGGTGCGCTTCGTCCGCGAGCAGGCCGCGATCGAGCAGTGGATAGCCCAGGCGCTTGACGCCGCCCGGACCGACCCCGACCTCGCCACCGAGATCATCGAGTGCCAGCGCGTGCTCAAGGGCTACGGCAGCACGTACGAGCACGGCAACGAGAGCTTCGCGGTGCTGATGGACGCGGCCCGCAGACTGCTCGGCAAGCCCGGTGCGGCCATCCGTCTCGCCGACCTGCGCGACGCTGCGCTGGCCGACGAGGACGGCGCGCTCCTGCAGGCGAAGGCCGGCGCCCTGCAGCCGGCGTAG
- a CDS encoding TetR/AcrR family transcriptional regulator, whose translation MSSSEAGGGHRRGGGRQALIEALVRVAARERLTQVTTRSVAAEAGVTHGLVRHHFGTLEAMIEEALAWAAAEAVIGSGLRAEGGDLAALASDLAVLIDEDPEHAAFQLEVILEARHREGLRERVQENYDAYHDVVAGSLARLGLPYDLDLARLVFAALNGLVINQLIFGRPEETERGLHWLRRLLEHERVEPSPDRA comes from the coding sequence ATGAGCAGCTCTGAGGCAGGGGGTGGGCACCGACGCGGCGGTGGGCGCCAGGCATTGATCGAGGCGCTCGTGCGCGTCGCTGCGCGCGAGCGCCTCACGCAAGTCACAACCCGCTCGGTGGCGGCCGAGGCCGGGGTCACGCACGGCCTCGTGCGCCATCACTTCGGGACGCTCGAGGCCATGATCGAAGAAGCGCTGGCCTGGGCCGCGGCCGAGGCCGTGATCGGCTCGGGGTTGCGCGCCGAGGGCGGTGATCTCGCGGCTCTCGCCTCCGATCTGGCCGTGCTCATCGACGAAGATCCCGAGCACGCGGCATTCCAGCTCGAGGTCATTCTCGAGGCGCGTCATCGCGAAGGGCTCCGCGAGCGGGTGCAGGAGAACTACGACGCGTACCACGACGTCGTCGCCGGGTCGCTGGCGCGCCTGGGCCTGCCCTACGACCTCGATCTCGCGCGGCTCGTCTTCGCCGCGCTGAACGGGCTCGTCATCAACCAGCTGATCTTCGGGCGCCCCGAGGAGACCGAGCGCGGGCTGCACTGGCTGCGCCGCCTGCTCGAGCATGAGCGGGTCGAGCCGTCGCCCGACCGTGCTTGA
- a CDS encoding TetR/AcrR family transcriptional regulator: MRTSCRCLPTRCCRAWSASGYGPRGRHRDASPMRATGPRATPTPEHAMNDQTRRGPGRRRDPDARRRILEATVALVAERGYAGVTKEGVAARAGVGRTTIYRWWPSKGAVVLEALRGIFEVRAPDSGDTRGDLVAYARGVAETLTATTYGAIVPGLAADLARDSELAADFRRLCVAPTRASGIQAIQRAVARGDLPEDVDAELIIDIIGGVVFLRTLVTHAPVESDLADKLVEIILSGHRV, translated from the coding sequence ATGCGGACGAGCTGCCGCTGTTTGCCGACGAGGTGCTGCCGCGCTTGGAGCGCCTCGGGGTACGGGCCGCGCGGGCGGCATCGTGACGCCTCGCCGATGCGTGCCACCGGGCCGCGCGCGACCCCGACACCGGAGCACGCGATGAACGACCAGACCCGTCGCGGCCCCGGGCGCAGGCGCGATCCCGACGCGCGGCGCCGCATCCTCGAGGCGACCGTGGCGCTCGTGGCCGAACGCGGCTATGCGGGCGTGACGAAGGAGGGCGTCGCCGCGCGGGCAGGGGTCGGGAGAACGACGATCTACCGCTGGTGGCCATCGAAGGGCGCAGTCGTGCTGGAAGCGCTCAGGGGCATCTTCGAGGTCAGGGCGCCCGACAGCGGTGACACGCGCGGCGACCTGGTCGCCTACGCACGCGGCGTCGCGGAGACGCTGACCGCGACGACCTACGGCGCGATCGTGCCTGGCCTCGCCGCCGACCTGGCGCGCGATTCGGAACTGGCCGCCGACTTCCGGCGCCTGTGCGTCGCACCGACCCGCGCCTCCGGCATCCAGGCGATCCAACGCGCCGTCGCGCGAGGAGACCTGCCTGAGGACGTCGACGCCGAGCTGATCATCGACATCATCGGGGGCGTCGTCTTCTTGCGCACGCTCGTGACCCACGCACCGGTCGAGTCCGACCTGGCGGACAAGCTCGTCGAGATCATCCTCAGCGGGCATCGCGTTTGA